ACTGAAACTAGTTAATTGAGTTTAAGTATTTATTTAGTTGCAGGTCTAACCATTTCAGACAAGCATATGCACACATTTGGATTTTCCTACAAACACCTGACAAAACACCCCCTTCTTTCTTTGAAATCCATCACCTTTCTCAgttcaaaaataaaataaacatttgacaGTCATAAAAAAACACTAACTTTTTCACAAAGATTGAGCCAAATTATCATAGCCATGTACAGTAAGTTGGTAGGGAGGAGATTCTAGTCTCATTGTGAAAAACAAAGCCTTTCCGCTTCATTTAAAGGAACCAATGTGTTTCTGAACAGCATCTGCTTGATGGTATCACTAACACTTTCTTCATGACCCCTACTGTTCATTCCTTCTCAACACACCCACCCTTTTCACCCCGCAGCCCTTGTCAGTCTCAGAGgagtccctccatctccctcatgAATGCCTCATACATCTGGTCCTTGGTCTTCATGTTGGGCTGAGAGACTGGGCCCATCTGAGTAGGGTTGGCCGACCCCATGGGGGCAGCCATCGACTGCTGCTTCTGGCCTCCCaccctttcctctcttcttcctctcttttccATAGGCCCTCCTCCGCTCCCGGCCCCTTTATCCCTGCGCACCCTCAGCGCCGTGGGCACGAAGCGGGTGACCTCTGTCTTGGGGTTGATGATCTGGGGTTTGGCTGAGATGGTGGCTCCGCCACTCCCCTGGCCTGTTGCCAGATTGCTGCCTCCAGCTGAGACAGAGGTGATGTTGGCTCGCTTCTCGATGGTTGGTGCATGGTGGTGGCTGGTGGGGTTTGCGCCCGACGGCAGGGCACTTGTCCCCGGGGGAGGGGGCATCTGCATCCCTGGGCGCATGGACATAGGCATGGAGGGAGGGGGCAGCATGGAGGCATTGGGGTTGCTCTGGGAGCCATCTGGGTTGGAGCCGGGTTTCTGGCGGTGGACGATGCTGGGGGGAGCGCTGAGGACGTTGGAGTTAAGCGGCGGGGGGAAAAGTGAGAGGGGAGGGGCGAGTTGGCGTGGGGGGCCAGATCGTGGTGGAGGGGGGATGCCTacagaaagggagaagagaggagattagAGTGGGGGAAAATCCTGCTTTATTCTCATGCTTTGCGGCccaaaatacattttacatttattttagcaGAGGTATGTGCCATGTTGACATATATTTTTATTACTGTTAACTTTGGGTACTGCTGAACTGTAGTTATGTTTAAAACATATGTATGTTTTGACAATGTTCCGTGTTTAAGGAGAAGGGATAAAGTCATATGAAATTCCAATAAAAGGCACAAAAATACATCCACATATACCTGGGGGAGCTGGGGGAGGCAGTCTGGGTGGAGGTCCCCGGGGTGGAGGACcaggagggagacctggaggggggccTGGGGGAGGGCCAGGGGGACGACCTGGTGGGGGTCCAGGGGGCAGTAGCCGGGGCATCGGCCCCCTTGGACCACCTAGCATACCAGGCGGCCTCAAAAATGGGGGAGCACCTTAGGATGACAAACAAGACATATCATATGACATATCACACCATGGTGCCTTGTTTTAGTAATTTAATAGTAATGAAGCAACGTCACACAAGATGACACTGTACTCCAATCATTACTACACATAAAACCAACTAACCGGGTGGAGGGCCGGGAGGCAGGCCAGAGGGCGGACCAGGAGGCCTCATTGGAGGAGCTGGTGGTGGTCCCAACGGTGGAGGCCCTGTTCCTGGTGGACCCTGCATGTGTAGAGGTGGTTGCTGTCCTCCCATTGGTCCAGAGGGTGGAGGCATGCGCTGATTGGGTATAAGATGAGATTGGTTGTCGCCTGGTGGTCCCCTATCCTCGATGTCTGAGTCGTCAGAGTCAGTATACTCCTCCTcaacttcctcttcctcctcttcgtcttcAGGGATGGACTGCCCTGTAGACAAATAATAAAGGGGGATGAGTGAGAAAGGCATGAAGGAAGAAAGTATAACCTAGTTCCCAAAGAGAAATCATCCTCCAGCGAATACAAACCTCTTTAAAGGTCATTCTCCAAAATAGAGGCAACAATCCAATCATTCATCTGCATCATCAAGTCCTGCTGAAGTGTGGTagtggtgttgtgtgcagactgAAGGACATACAGTACCTGCCATCCTAAGCATCATAGCCTGCAGAGGAGTGATGGCCTTTTTCTTCTTCACAATCCTCTTCTTCTTGCTCTTCTCCCTGGGTGCTGAGGGGGGCATGTCTGCAAACCGCACACTGCGTCCTGCAAAACATATCACACAACCAACCTCGTGTAAAACGCCATATCTGTGTTAtcattcttctttttttttttcaatttaaagttttattaagttttcaaacaaccaaccaaacacattccacattcacagatgtgacagacttaaaaaaaataaaaataataataataataataaaaaataaaaaaatgttatatatatatatatatacatacctacatatacatacatacacacaaataataattataacaaaatttaaaatgtagaacttgcagcagcactatcaaggttcttatttgctatttccagccttagctgagatgacgagccaatgattagtttttagattttacagcaccttacacaacacgcatctgctcacctccccgatccccccattcactctgtccaatttgagatatagtggagtagtggagaccagagtctatcaaacttgggctgtctcctgtggaggtcataagtgagcttttcaagagggagaaagtcaacaatctggtcaatccacattttaaatgtaggagaggtactagaggcccacaatagaaggatacatttcttagcaaagtatgtaatggtcatgagcaaattttctctgtcaggatcaagaacaaagtcctgctgggcattaagaagatagagacacggggtcatatcaaactgtacatctagtattttctgtgcagcagtatgtatagattgccaaaatctggcaatctctctacagctccaaaatacatgcatataggttccactttcagaggtacatcttttacagttaggagaaatgtctgttttcattttatggagtctcaagggagtgtaataaaatttgtacaaaaatttgtaattcgattctttcatttttacattagtagaggagcagtataccctgtcgcaaacctccgcccataactcatcactgatagtcagaccaaggtccttttcccagattattttcaaaggagtaaaggaggagcctcctttctcagaaaggagtctatagatataggatattttgcctttaatggattgtgctgtgacaagaagggtttcaacttcgttcaactgagttctaaacctcctcttggaagtaaatgaggagatgacatgtctaatttgaagatattttaaaaaatgggatcttggcacattgaattcactgcagagctcttgaaaggatttcagtgtagtggtcttctgatgaaataggtctgaaaaggtcctgattcctagagtatgccaaagattaaagttggcatccctcagggcttttggcaagtctgggttgcctactacaggcgagtgagagcatatttgggaggagatgcccaggtatttcttacagtccctccacgctagtagggtgctgtaaatcacaaatgttttggctatgttgcccacttcactaaagttattaatgaatatagttgagcttagtggcaatgaaccacaggattgggcttctatctggatccacgttgactcgtctgtttgtgatccatgttagcatgttgcggatttgggcagaccagtagtacaattgaagggagggaagggcaagaccgcccttagattcaggtttcgatagagtggagagcttgatcctaggttttttattgccccatataaatttggtgatgctttggttaattgttttgaaaaaggaagctgggagatagcatgggagcatctgaaataaatagttcagtctagggaggatgttcatacggattacattaattcttcctactaagctaattgggagggagatccaggtttggaggttgtttttgattcgatccaggagtggaagataattctccttgaaaagcatattcagatctggtgttatgaatatcccaaggtattgaaacccctgtgtcttccattggaatgggcatagtgtcttcatagaactggtgagtgtaatattgagagggcagacagtggatttgttaaaatttatcttataatctgaaaacgtgccatactgagcaattgtgtctaaaatgggaggaagggatttctcagggttggatatgtagagcaagacatcatccgcgtaaagcgaaatcttgtgctgcaggccgcctgcaggaacacctgtaatacttgaattgctccttatcaactctgccagaggctccgcccccaacaagtagagcaggggggatagcgagcacccttgtcttgtgccccgtcccaaagggaatctgtcagagttcagtccgttagtagtcaccatggcatttggatgagagtatagtgatttgatccatttaataaagtttgggcccatattgaacttttctaagactgagaacaaaaagctccactccatcctgtcgaacgccttctcagcatccagtgaagccagcaggacaggggtcttctgtgcgtttacttgatcaataatatcaaaaagacggcgaatgttatcagaagagtatctgtctctaataaatccagtttggtccgcttttattattttgggaagaagagtgtttagtcttttggccagcaatttggtaattattttgtagtcgaaatccaacaagcttatgggccggaaggaggagcaggatagggggtccttgtcttttttgagcaacactgtaatgcgagctgtgcgcattgagtctgggagaactccgtttttgcaaaaatcctccagcattggcatgaaaatagggctaagctggggccaaaaagctttgtagaactctctggggaatccatctgggcctggggacttgttaggtggcatggaggtaattgcctccaggatctcctcaggagtgaagggggagttgagatcttcttggtcagtctctgatagtttaggtagcgagattccctctaggaaggagtggagttctgcttccgtgtgttttctctcagaggtatatagtttgcagtaaaaatcatgaaaagttaaattgatattttttgggtcatatgtgacctcgtcctctgctgttcagatagccataattgtacgctctgactgctctttttttaattgataagcaagcaatctactaggcctattgctatactcatggtatttctgtttagtaaagaaaacttttttttttatctcccgagtatagtccaaattcagtttggctttggctgctttaagttgactccaggaggtgctgtctgtggattgtttatgtactttttcacagcgttccagctccctctccagatctagcctgtgtgcttccattgcttttttcttagaggaagcatatgcaattagatgacctcttagtgtggctttagcagcgtcccacattgtggccggagaaacaggagaatctttgttgtcttgtgtgtagttgtctatccatgtagttaccaatgtatggaatgcttcgtttgatagcatggaggtgttgaatttccagctctttgacctcgggatgtttttgcagaggtcaaagcggaggtggacaaaggcgtgacccgaaagcgctatgggtccgattctacacgtggctgaatttatgaaactctttgggataaaaatgtaatctatacgggagtaggtgttatggacattagagtagtatgtatagtccatagatgagctattagtctctctccagatatctatcagtcccatctctttagtaagagagttcaacatctttgcagatctaggatttgtggtggggacttgagatgatttgtctagggttgggttcagggtacaattaaaatctccggccaacactccaaaggaaacacaatgctcattgaacagggttatcattttcgacataaaagcaggagtatctgtgttaggggcgtatatgtttaagagagtaattggttgcccatacagtgacccagttatcaaaataaatctcccctccggatcagatatgtttttgtcaattatgaatggaacattcttatggataagtatggctgtgcctctactgttggatttgaaagatgagaaatacacctgtcccacccaagctctgcggagtttggcatgttcagcatcacagaggtgtgtctcttgcaatagcgcgatgtctgctttttccgttttattgcatgacctagaccatggcagttccatgtcaatagatttaaggtactagtcatcgtcatcgaacagtaatcgaactttagtgcaagtcatctctgggtaaaggtggatagtagttacagctgcgttcacataaaaggaaaataaatggtttacataaaataacagtctctgaacaccccagccgagttcccaaacaactcgacatatcccgttggatctattacctccccgctcagtcacaattctgtgttccaacaacaacaacaaaaaaaacgggaacagttagcaacgcacaacgtctccccctccccaccaaagaaatgcctcatcctctccgccccgcattgggtaaatgacaacgtagcccccgtccagaccacattaaaaatgggagaaaataaaatcaatagcccagcctacatatagtaggcctaggttataatatggagcctatccctctcagctaaaggaacataaatatagattagacggctataatgacatttagcagggcgggtgggtctttggatatcggctatatgttgtcttacctcctttagtaataatagtaatcgcatttagtcattggtccatttctcattgaccggggttgtctttcaaaaaacgttttgcctcttcgggagttttgaagtgtcgcagggctccttggtaaagaatcctgagctcgtttgggtatttgaatcccctaaagatgcctcggtcaatggagcatttcttcacctcgtcaaactctcggcgctttcggcgtattccagctgacaggtcctggagtaagatgagtttggcgtttcccactgtaatggtgttggttttcgccgcctgtaggactcgttccttgtcggtgaatctcaagaaacgtatggtgattgggcgcggtggttgtctggctgctggttggggcctcagtgctcggtgagctctctcgagttctatgggtctgtcggtggacaggtggagccactcgggaagtttgtcttgcaggtagcggatcagtggcatgtttccctcttctttttcgcccagatttaatagaacacaattattccttcgccccctgttttccaggtcctctgttttctcttccagctgctctattttttttttagcatatgctattgtttccatggcgtctgtcaataagttttccgtggataggattcgcccctctgcctcgtccaggcgccccgcgtttatggttatcttgttgtttatgtcaggcaaagcattttccaggattgtcaccttgccccctatcgcactgagctgagcgttaatggcatctagtttagtgttgagttctgtacgttgggatctcagctcagaaaagatgtcttcgacagagtgcgaggttggccttcgttgggcctcgggggggaacgggtcctcttgctcctggctaatggcgctagctttttctgaagctagctgcttcttggaggctttttccgtcgctagtgctcgagtccgggtaaaaatgtcacctgtagtgtcgccttttgtagccgccatgactttttgactaaagctaaatgagtttaaacttgaagtggaggtaagattaggaattggaaactacttgtgcggagctcctagttcatgcggccatctcgttcagGGGTCACGTGATCCCTCGTGTTATCATTCTTTAAACTACAACACCAAGCAGTGCACAGACTTGAAGACAGAACCCAACACACTTGGGGTGATCAAGAAAGCACATATGCGGACAAGGCTCCGCCTCTCACCTGCATGTCTgtcccctctgtcctcctctctgcccttctctctatCGTCCTCCATCATCCTCTTGTCAACCTCGCCTccgtcatccctctctccttcactgtcCTCTTCAGAGTCGCTGTCGTCTTCCTCCCCATCGTCTCCATCGCTCTCGCTcccactgtccctctctcctcccatcagcaTAGTGTCCATGGCTTTCTCCATGTCAGAGGCCTGGTTGGACATATCTGGTTGTAGGCAGAGAAAGGTGGATTTGGATGAGAAAGTAGAATGAAGCATATTTACTCCTCCTGATCCCATGTGCAAACTAGCAGTAGTGAGGTGTGTGTGCAGTACCTGCATCTGCTGCGAACTGGGCCCTGCGTGAGGCGTACAGCGCCAGGACCTGAGACGGTGGGGGGCCAGGTGGGGGACCTGGGGGTTTCCTACCAGGGGGTAACCGAGGGACGCCTGCCACCGCTGCAGACATGGAGGCACTGATCCCCTTactgagagagaaagtgagagagtgtTTACAGAGCAGCTGGTAGGGTTGTGGTATGTTCCATAGGAATGATACTGAGACAGCACTGTAAATTCAGGGGAGTGCCCACCTAAACGAGGAGCCCTTCTTCAGGATGGAGGGAGGCTGGGTCCCAGGCAGGGGGATGTCCTGGATCAGGATGCTGGAGGGGGCGTGGGGCATCTCTGGGAGTGGGATGCTATCTACCTCCACTAGTTCAGCATTCTAGTTGACAGAGCgaggaagagaaagagtgagTAGTGAACAACAGCAACAATTATGACATGATCTCAGCACTGCTCGGTTTATCTGTGCAATTCATACATGTTCATCAGCATAGCATACACACCTTGACTGAGTCGAAGTAGAGTGACAGCTTGCCGCGATTGCTCTCATAGTCCAGCTCCAGTTTGCGTAGCTCCTTGTAAGTGTCTGGGTTCTCTCTTTCGTACAAACGTACGATGCGCTCAAACGTCTCCCGTAGCTTCTTCCTCTTGTCCCTCAGCACCTTCTCATTCAGCAGCGGCTGCTGCACAGGGTTGAACTCTGGCACAGGAAAAAACAGATAGAGAATGGATGTGAACAGGAGAAAAGAAAATGATTAGCAAGATCTTTTTGGAAGACAAATAACAAACGCACAACCTTGTTTAAAACCCGTTTGCAATGGCTCACCCATTTCATCCAGCTTCTCCATGTCTTTGATAATTTGTCTGGGGTCCTTCATCTTCAGTACAGCTGTTCTCACCATCATCCTCTGCTTCTTGTTCTGTGGCGAAGCAAAGAAGAGCGCAGTGAGATTTATAGACAGATTACAAAGTCAACCTGTCATTGACATTCAACTTGTCAGCCAAGGTCTTACCTTTTTCAGCTCCCGTTTCCTGGCCTCCTTCCCTGAAGAGGAAAAGGCACCGCAGTAAAAAATTGGTGTAGAACCTGTTACCTGACAGCTCTTCTACATTGATGCCTTTACTATTGTTCATAGTGCTGCTGAGCTCAATAACAGACACTGAAATGATTTTCCTTTCACAGACATGGGATCCCCTGAAGCTTAAGTAACAATGGGTGTCCACTGATGTGTTCATGCTCAAGTTGAGGTGAACGTATGATGTGAGCGGTCACATGATGACGGAAAGGGTATGACGTTACTTACTGGCCTGGTCGGTGGGGTTCATGAACTTCCCACTCTTAGTGGAGGAGGTCGAACGTCGCCCCATGGTGATGGCGAGTCTCCTTCACCCTGCCAGGGAAGATACAGTATCAACTTATTGGAATCAGGAGAAAATCTATAAGTTATACttctaagatagctgctgggatggtgtaaataaaactaggctgcattacacactgcaatgtaTATTCCAACCATGAGCCCCAGCCTGCTCTGCTCTCGCTGAACAAAACCTTTTTTGTGTGAttcctaaccaatggctgtgctgtgtagaCCTACGGTGGCAGTtcagagggagagtcagaggcTTCTTCCAAAAAATGCACTCTTGCGCatgaacagtgtttcccaaccctggtccttgaGTACCTCCAATAGTAGTCATTTATATTGTAActctggacaagcacacctgattcaacttgtcaactaatcatcaagcactcaatgaggtgtgtttgtcaagGGCCACAATGAAACGGTGTACAGTTGGGAGTATtagaggaccagggttgggaaacactgctataGCCTATGTTCAGTTAAGTTTGAGAAGGAGAGCGCAAAGATGAAAAGGAGGACTGGAGGTCAACTTTTatagcttgctactactataattgatttgattaaaaacaaaatgtttcttccccatgatgtaggcctatttatcagagttattgacgtcacaataagccagattcgagtaacttacattgtggtgctgaaacgAAGCAGCGGTACAATCAATcggaaatggacagctcatggtgctgaatGCAGGCAAATTCAAATAGGCATAATTCATTTCAACAGTCTTAttagtttactaacaacaagagggctttgtgttggagcctatttaaaaaaataagaggTAAGCCCACCTGGTTGGCAGACTAACttaggctataggctgctatGTCAATAGATTTGTTGGTCAATTCCACCATCCACTCTTTAAATAACAGCACTTCACTGACACGGAGGTAGGCTAAGTTAAAACCAAGACTCGAATTGATGGGGTATGAGATGGTATGCCATAGGCCTGCTttttattaaagaaaatggcaaaaaataaaaaaactgatctGATTATATAAAGTCATCTATAA
The sequence above is a segment of the Salvelinus alpinus chromosome 1, SLU_Salpinus.1, whole genome shotgun sequence genome. Coding sequences within it:
- the LOC139576699 gene encoding WW domain-binding protein 11-like encodes the protein MGRRSTSSTKSGKFMNPTDQARKEARKRELKKNKKQRMMVRTAVLKMKDPRQIIKDMEKLDEMEFNPVQQPLLNEKVLRDKRKKLRETFERIVRLYERENPDTYKELRKLELDYESNRGKLSLYFDSVKNAELVEVDSIPLPEMPHAPSSILIQDIPLPGTQPPSILKKGSSFSKGISASMSAAVAGVPRLPPGRKPPGPPPGPPPSQVLALYASRRAQFAADADMSNQASDMEKAMDTMLMGGERDSGSESDGDDGEEDDSDSEEDSEGERDDGGEVDKRMMEDDREKGREEDRGDRHAGRSVRFADMPPSAPREKSKKKRIVKKKKAITPLQAMMLRMAGQSIPEDEEEEEEVEEEYTDSDDSDIEDRGPPGDNQSHLIPNQRMPPPSGPMGGQQPPLHMQGPPGTGPPPLGPPPAPPMRPPGPPSGLPPGPPPGAPPFLRPPGMLGGPRGPMPRLLPPGPPPGRPPGPPPGPPPGLPPGPPPRGPPPRLPPPAPPGIPPPPRSGPPRQLAPPLSLFPPPLNSNVLSAPPSIVHRQKPGSNPDGSQSNPNASMLPPPSMPMSMRPGMQMPPPPGTSALPSGANPTSHHHAPTIEKRANITSVSAGGSNLATGQGSGGATISAKPQIINPKTEVTRFVPTALRVRRDKGAGSGGGPMEKRGRREERVGGQKQQSMAAPMGSANPTQMGPVSQPNMKTKDQMYEAFMREMEGLL